A genomic window from Pyxicephalus adspersus chromosome 2, UCB_Pads_2.0, whole genome shotgun sequence includes:
- the RAB11A gene encoding ras-related protein Rab-11A — protein sequence MGTRDDEYDYLFKVVLIGDSGVGKSNLLSRFTRNEFNLESKSTIGVEFATRSIQVDGKTIKAQIWDTAGQERYRAITSAYYRGAVGALLVYDIAKHLTYENVERWLKELRDHADNNIVIMLVGNKSDLRHLRAVPTDEARAFAEKNGLSFIETSALDSTNVEAAFQTILTEIYRIVSQKQMSDRRENDMSPSNNVVPIHVPPTTENKPKMQCCQNI from the exons ATGGGAACCCGGGACGACGAATATGATTATTTGTTCAAAG TGGTTCTGATTGGTGATTCTGGAGTTGGGAAAAGTAACCTCCTTTCACGCTTTACCCGTAACGAATTTAATCTAGAGAGTAAAAGCACCATTGGTGTGGAGTTTGCTACAAGGAGCATCCAGGTGGATGGTAAAACAATCAAAGCTCAGATTTGGGATACGGCTGGGCAGGAGAGATACCGTGCAATCACCTCTGC GTACTATCGAGGAGCTGTAGGTGCTCTGCTGGTTTATGATATTGCTAAGCATCTTACCTATGAAAACGTGGAAAGGTGGCTCAAGGAGTTGAGGGACCATGCAGACAACAACATAGTCATCATGCTGGTTGGCAACAAGAGTGACTTGCGCCACCTGAGAGCAGTGCCCACTGATGAGGCCAGAGCATTTGCAG AAAAGAATGGTTTGTCCTTTATTGAGACTTCAGCCCTGGATTCTACAAATGTGGAGGCTGCTTTCCAGACCATCCTGACAG aaatttaCCGCATTGTGTCTCAGAAGCAGATGTCTGACAGACGTGAAAACGACATGTCCCCAAGTAACAACGTTGTCCCCATACATGTCCCACCCACCACTGAAAATAAACCAAAGATGCAGTGCTGTCAGAACATATAA